A window of the Arachis duranensis cultivar V14167 chromosome 5, aradu.V14167.gnm2.J7QH, whole genome shotgun sequence genome harbors these coding sequences:
- the LOC107489157 gene encoding uncharacterized protein LOC107489157 translates to MEFATYMLEGEAEHWWHRVQRLLRQVVEEIDWDTFKEEFYKKYFPKTVRDAKEMELMQLTQGNMSVAEYTRKFEDLCRFSKICQGNPDDFEEWKCLKYEGGLRDELMHSLVLLEIRNFTELVNKSQLMEDCEHKMAASRMGHPSLPPRNFNNFHRHTVQRKVDFKVPGVPMRRNQQVRNFPTCFTTGNGNRPRQDIGKQPQQQSQEGLTCRQCGKNHPSRPCYLEMRVCYNCGEPGHIASNCPEKLVQGLAKSQQPGRVFTMTAEDARTQTP, encoded by the coding sequence ATGGAATTTGCGACCTATATGCTGGAGGGAGAAGCTGAACACTGGTGGCATAGAGTGCAACGCTTGTTAAGGCAGGTGGTGGAAGAGATTGACTGGGATACTTTTAAGGAGGAATTTTACAAAAAGTATTTTCCTAAAACTGTTCGTGATGCTAAAGAAATGGAATTGATGCAGTTGACGCAGGGGAATATGTCAGTGGCAGAATATACTCGAAAATTTGAAGATTTGTGCCGATTCTCTAAGATCTGTCAGGGAAACCCAGATGATTTTGAAGAATGGAAGTGTTTAAAGTACGAAGGAGGACTTCGTGACGAGCTGATGCATTCATTAGTCCTGTTGGAGATACGGAATTTCACAGAGCTTGTCAATAAGAGTCAGCTGATGGAAGATTGTGAACATAAGATGGCAGCGTCAAGGATGGGACATCCAAGCTTACCGCCAAGAAACTTTAATAATTTTCATAGGCATACGGTACAGCGGAAAGTTGATTTTAAGGTACCAGGAGTACCTATGCGAAGGAACCAACAAGTTAGAAACTTCCCTACATGCTTTACAACTGGGAATGGAAATAGGCCAAGACAGGATATCGGTAAGCAACCTCAGCAGCAAAGTCAGGAGGGCTTAACGTGTAGGCAATGTGGAAAGAATCACCCTAGTAGGCCTTGTTATCTTGAAATGAGAGTCTGCTATAACTGTGGTGAACCGGGGCATATAGCAAGCAATTGTCCAGAAAAGTTGGTACAAGGATTAGCTAAATCCCAACAGCCAGGGAGAGTATTTACAATGACTGCTGAAGATGCTCGTACTCAGACTCCCTGA